A window from Citrobacter amalonaticus encodes these proteins:
- the osmX gene encoding osmoprotectant ABC transporter substrate-binding protein OsmX, with protein MNLKKKWLGWFTAALFISTQAQAAPIILATKSFTEQHILSAMTVQYLQKKGFQVQPQTNIATVISRNAMINKQIDMTWEYTGTSLIIFNHINKRMSPQESYDTVKRLDAKLGLVWLKPADMNNTYAFAMQRKRAEAENINTMSEMVAKIEHIRQTDPDNNWLLGLDLEFAGRSDGMKPLQQAYQMDLDRPQIRQMDPGLVYNAVRDGFVDAGLIYTTDGRVKGFDLKVLEDDKGFFPSYAVTPVVRKETLEAHPGLAEALNTLSAQLNNDVISSLNAKVDIDHQSPQQVAREFLQQKNLL; from the coding sequence ATGAATCTCAAGAAAAAATGGCTGGGATGGTTCACCGCCGCGCTGTTCATCAGCACCCAGGCTCAGGCGGCCCCGATTATTCTCGCCACCAAAAGTTTTACCGAGCAGCACATTCTCTCGGCAATGACCGTTCAGTATCTGCAAAAAAAGGGATTTCAGGTTCAGCCGCAGACCAATATCGCCACAGTGATTTCGCGTAATGCGATGATCAATAAACAGATTGATATGACATGGGAATACACCGGCACTTCACTGATTATTTTCAACCACATCAATAAGCGAATGAGCCCGCAGGAGTCATACGACACGGTAAAACGCCTTGATGCCAAACTGGGACTGGTATGGCTGAAACCGGCAGATATGAACAACACCTACGCCTTCGCCATGCAGCGCAAACGTGCCGAAGCGGAGAACATCAACACCATGTCGGAGATGGTGGCGAAAATTGAACACATTCGCCAGACCGATCCCGATAACAACTGGCTGCTGGGTCTCGACCTGGAATTTGCCGGACGTAGCGACGGAATGAAGCCGTTGCAGCAGGCCTATCAGATGGATCTCGACCGGCCGCAAATCCGCCAGATGGACCCCGGACTGGTTTACAACGCCGTACGCGATGGCTTTGTTGACGCCGGTCTCATCTACACCACTGACGGCCGTGTGAAAGGGTTTGATCTCAAAGTACTGGAGGATGATAAGGGCTTCTTCCCAAGTTACGCTGTCACGCCGGTGGTGCGTAAAGAGACGCTGGAAGCCCATCCGGGACTTGCTGAGGCGCTCAATACCCTCTCGGCCCAGTTGAACAATGACGTGATCAGTTCGCTGAATGCGAAGGTTGATATCGATCACCAGTCACCTCAGCAGGTTGCTCGTGAATTCCTGCAACAAAAGAACCTGCTGTAA
- the osmY gene encoding osmoprotectant ABC transporter permease OsmY, protein MHTSTLTRVLGFSIAIILLLALLVWGIGIDTLKSRQVDLLYLGQQHLILVLTSMFFALLVGIPSGILLSRPAARGIAEYVMQIFNIGNTLPPLAVLALAMVIIGIGDMPAIVALFLASLLPIVRNTWAGLSSVPSSLIEAANGIGMTKWQRLRQVEIPNAWPVILSGIRIATAINVGTAPLAFLIGASSYGELIFPGIYLNDFPTLILGATATALFALILDSLLAWLGRVLSPHTA, encoded by the coding sequence ATGCACACATCCACGTTAACCCGCGTGCTGGGCTTTAGTATTGCCATCATTCTGCTACTGGCGCTGCTGGTATGGGGAATTGGCATCGATACCCTCAAATCGCGTCAGGTTGATTTGCTTTATCTCGGTCAACAGCACCTGATTTTAGTCCTTACCTCGATGTTTTTTGCCCTGCTGGTCGGTATTCCAAGCGGTATTTTGCTTAGTCGCCCCGCCGCCCGCGGTATTGCCGAATATGTCATGCAGATCTTCAATATTGGCAATACCTTGCCCCCGCTGGCCGTTCTCGCGCTGGCGATGGTGATTATCGGCATTGGTGACATGCCTGCCATCGTTGCGCTGTTTCTGGCGTCGTTGCTGCCGATTGTGCGTAACACCTGGGCAGGATTGAGTTCTGTACCGTCGTCGCTGATTGAAGCGGCAAACGGCATCGGTATGACGAAATGGCAACGGTTGCGTCAGGTAGAAATCCCCAACGCCTGGCCGGTAATACTTTCCGGGATCCGCATTGCCACGGCGATCAACGTCGGTACTGCCCCGCTGGCGTTTCTGATTGGCGCCAGCAGCTACGGCGAACTGATTTTCCCTGGCATCTATCTTAACGACTTCCCGACATTGATTCTGGGAGCCACCGCCACCGCGCTATTCGCCCTGATCCTCGACAGTCTGCTCGCCTGGCTTGGGCGCGTCCTGAGCCCACATACGGCCTGA
- the bioD gene encoding dethiobiotin synthase, with the protein MLKRFFITGTDTSVGKTVVSRALLQALASGGKSVAGYKPVAKSSKETPEGLRNRDALVLQSVSTLELPYEAVNPIALSEDESSVAHSGPINYTLLSNGLASLSEKVDHVVVEGTGGWRSLMNDLRPLSEWVVQEQLPVLMVVGIQEGCINHALLTAQAIANDGLPLIGWVANRINPGLAHYAEIIDVLSKKLPAPLIGELPYLPRAEQRELGQYIRLSMLGSVLSVDRIMA; encoded by the coding sequence ATGCTGAAGCGTTTCTTTATTACAGGTACAGACACTTCTGTTGGGAAGACGGTTGTTTCCCGCGCATTGCTACAAGCGTTAGCGTCGGGGGGGAAAAGCGTTGCAGGATATAAACCGGTTGCGAAAAGCAGCAAAGAGACGCCCGAAGGGTTGCGCAACCGGGATGCGCTGGTGCTGCAAAGCGTGTCGACGTTGGAATTACCCTATGAGGCGGTTAACCCCATCGCCCTGAGCGAAGATGAAAGCAGCGTGGCCCACAGTGGCCCAATCAATTACACCTTGCTTTCTAACGGGCTGGCTAGCCTGAGCGAAAAGGTTGATCATGTCGTGGTTGAAGGCACGGGTGGCTGGCGCAGCCTGATGAACGATCTGCGTCCACTGTCCGAATGGGTGGTGCAGGAGCAGTTACCGGTGTTGATGGTGGTCGGTATTCAGGAAGGCTGTATTAACCATGCGCTGCTGACGGCTCAGGCGATCGCCAATGACGGTTTACCGCTGATCGGTTGGGTCGCTAACCGTATTAATCCGGGTCTGGCACATTACGCAGAGATTATCGATGTACTGAGCAAAAAACTGCCAGCACCGCTGATTGGCGAACTGCCTTATTTACCGCGTGCCGAGCAGCGTGAACTCGGACAGTACATTCGCCTGTCAATGCTGGGTAGCGTCCTGTCGGTCGACAGAATCATGGCGTAA
- the mlc gene encoding sugar metabolism global transcriptional regulator Mlc translates to MVADSQPGHIDQIKQTNAGAVYRLIDQLGPVSRIDLSRLAQLAPASITKIVREMLEAHLVQELEIKEAGSRGRPAVGLVVETEAWHYLSLRISRGEIFLALRDLSSKLVVEDCLELPLNDETPLLARIVTLVDQFFIRHQQKLERLTSIAITLPGIIDTENGIVHRMPFYADVKEMPLGDTLAQHTGVPVYIQHDISAWTMAEALFGASRGARDVIQVVIDHNVGAGVITDGHLLHAGSSSLVEIGHTQVDPYGKRCYCGNHGCLETIASVESVLELAQLRLAQSMSSSLHGQPLTVDSLCQAALQGDLLAKDIISGVGTHVGRILAIMVNLFNPQKILIGSPLSNAADVLFPAIADSIRQQALPAYSKNMVVESTQFSNQGTMAGAALVKDAMYNGSLLIRLLQG, encoded by the coding sequence GTGGTTGCTGATAGTCAGCCTGGGCACATCGATCAAATAAAGCAGACCAATGCGGGCGCCGTTTATCGGCTGATTGATCAGCTGGGACCGGTATCGCGTATTGATCTTTCGCGTCTTGCGCAACTGGCACCCGCCAGTATCACGAAGATTGTGCGTGAAATGCTGGAAGCGCATCTGGTCCAGGAACTGGAAATTAAAGAAGCGGGGAGTCGCGGACGCCCGGCAGTGGGGCTGGTGGTGGAAACCGAAGCCTGGCACTATCTGTCCCTTCGCATCAGTCGTGGAGAAATCTTTCTCGCCCTGCGCGATCTCAGCAGCAAGCTGGTCGTAGAAGACTGTCTTGAACTGCCGCTCAACGATGAAACGCCGTTGCTGGCGCGTATTGTCACGCTGGTCGATCAGTTTTTTATTCGTCATCAGCAGAAGCTCGAACGTCTGACTTCCATTGCCATTACCTTACCCGGCATTATCGATACCGAGAATGGGATCGTGCATCGTATGCCGTTTTATGCCGATGTGAAAGAGATGCCGCTCGGTGATACGCTGGCACAGCACACCGGCGTGCCGGTCTACATTCAGCATGATATCAGTGCCTGGACGATGGCAGAGGCGCTGTTTGGCGCGTCCCGCGGTGCGCGCGATGTCATTCAGGTGGTCATCGATCATAACGTTGGCGCCGGGGTGATTACCGACGGTCATTTACTGCATGCGGGTAGCAGCAGCCTGGTGGAGATTGGCCACACCCAGGTCGATCCTTACGGAAAACGCTGCTACTGCGGCAACCACGGCTGTCTGGAAACCATCGCCAGCGTGGAGAGTGTGCTGGAGCTGGCGCAACTGCGACTGGCGCAATCCATGAGCTCTTCGCTTCACGGCCAGCCGTTGACGGTCGATTCGCTGTGTCAGGCGGCGTTGCAGGGCGATTTGCTGGCAAAAGACATTATCAGCGGCGTGGGAACCCACGTTGGCCGTATCCTTGCCATTATGGTCAATCTGTTCAATCCGCAAAAAATCCTGATTGGATCGCCACTCAGTAACGCCGCAGACGTGTTGTTTCCGGCGATTGCGGACAGCATCCGCCAGCAGGCGCTACCGGCCTACAGCAAAAATATGGTCGTTGAGAGCACACAGTTCTCTAATCAGGGGACAATGGCGGGAGCCGCGCTGGTAAAAGACGCGATGTATAATGGTTCTTTGTTGATTCGTCTATTACAGGGTTAA
- a CDS encoding LysR family transcriptional regulator, giving the protein MNIELRHLRYFVAVAEELHFGRAATRLNISQPPLSQQIQMLEQQVGARLLARTNRSVALTAAGKQFLADSRQILGLVNDAAARAERLHQGEAGELRIGFTSSAPFIRAVSDTLSLFRQKYPDMHLQTREMNTREQLAPLSEGALDLGLMRNTPLPESLHHEVILHEPLMAMIPRVFPLSQKPVVTLAELAKEPFVFFDPHVGTGLYDDILGMMRRYQLTPVITQEVGEAMTIIGLVAAGLGVSILPASFKKVQLNEMCWVPIAEDDAVSEMWLVWSAHHEPSQAALRFRQQLIQAVRNA; this is encoded by the coding sequence ATGAATATTGAACTGCGTCACCTTCGTTACTTTGTTGCCGTGGCGGAAGAACTGCATTTTGGGCGCGCCGCAACCCGACTGAACATTTCGCAGCCACCGCTGAGCCAGCAAATACAGATGCTTGAGCAGCAGGTCGGCGCGCGCCTGCTCGCGCGAACTAACCGTAGCGTCGCCCTGACCGCCGCTGGCAAGCAATTTCTCGCCGACAGTCGGCAGATCCTCGGGTTGGTCAATGATGCCGCCGCCCGTGCGGAGCGTCTGCATCAGGGGGAAGCCGGAGAGTTGCGCATCGGTTTTACCTCGTCGGCACCGTTTATCCGCGCGGTGTCGGATACCCTGTCGCTGTTCCGCCAGAAATACCCGGATATGCATTTGCAGACCCGCGAGATGAACACCCGCGAACAGCTGGCGCCGTTGAGCGAAGGGGCGCTGGATCTGGGCCTGATGCGCAATACCCCGTTGCCAGAGAGCTTGCATCATGAGGTGATTTTGCATGAACCGCTGATGGCGATGATCCCCAGGGTTTTCCCGCTTTCGCAAAAGCCGGTGGTGACGCTGGCCGAACTGGCGAAAGAGCCGTTTGTCTTCTTTGACCCGCACGTCGGAACGGGTCTTTATGACGATATTCTCGGCATGATGCGCCGTTACCAGTTGACGCCGGTGATTACCCAGGAGGTCGGTGAGGCGATGACGATCATTGGGCTGGTCGCTGCCGGATTAGGGGTGTCGATCCTTCCGGCCTCGTTTAAAAAAGTGCAGCTCAATGAGATGTGTTGGGTACCGATTGCGGAAGACGATGCGGTTTCGGAAATGTGGCTGGTCTGGTCGGCGCATCATGAACCAAGCCAGGCGGCGCTACGCTTTCGTCAGCAATTAATTCAGGCCGTCAGGAACGCTTAA
- a CDS encoding trypsin-like serine peptidase, giving the protein MRKTVTVLLGSLCFSSGIAHADKPDADTGTSEIKTLFFGQDDRAPVSDPTQSPWDAIGQLETASGNLCTATLISPHLALTAGHCLLTPPKGKPDKAVVLRFVSKKGLWRYEIHGIEGRVDPGLGKRLKPDGDGWIVPPAAASWDFGLIVLRYPPSGITPLPLFEGDKAALTAALKEAGRKVTQSGYPEDHLDTLYSHQDCIVTGWAQSSVLSHQCDTLPGDSGSPLMLKTEAGWQLIGVQSSAPAAKDRWRADNRAISVTGFREKLDALAGEQ; this is encoded by the coding sequence ATGCGTAAAACCGTTACTGTATTACTGGGTTCGCTGTGCTTTTCATCGGGTATTGCGCATGCGGATAAGCCTGACGCGGATACCGGGACCAGTGAAATCAAAACGTTATTTTTTGGTCAGGACGATCGCGCGCCGGTAAGCGATCCGACTCAATCGCCGTGGGATGCCATCGGACAACTGGAAACCGCCAGCGGTAACCTCTGCACCGCAACGCTCATCTCCCCACATCTGGCGCTCACTGCCGGACATTGCTTGTTAACGCCGCCAAAAGGGAAACCGGATAAAGCCGTCGTCCTGCGTTTTGTCTCGAAAAAAGGTCTCTGGCGTTATGAAATTCACGGTATTGAAGGCCGGGTGGATCCCGGTCTGGGAAAACGTCTGAAGCCCGATGGCGACGGCTGGATTGTGCCACCGGCAGCCGCGTCTTGGGACTTTGGTCTGATCGTTCTGCGCTATCCCCCTTCCGGCATCACGCCGTTACCGTTGTTTGAGGGCGATAAAGCGGCACTAACCGCCGCACTCAAAGAGGCCGGACGCAAGGTCACGCAGTCGGGGTATCCGGAAGATCATCTGGATACGCTCTATTCTCATCAGGATTGTATCGTCACCGGTTGGGCGCAAAGTTCGGTGTTATCTCACCAGTGCGACACGCTGCCGGGCGACAGCGGTTCACCGCTGATGCTGAAAACCGAGGCGGGCTGGCAGTTAATCGGCGTTCAGAGTTCCGCCCCGGCGGCGAAAGATCGCTGGCGCGCAGATAACCGGGCGATCTCGGTGACGGGATTTCGGGAAAAGCTGGATGCGCTGGCCGGGGAACAATAA
- the osmW gene encoding osmoprotectant ABC transporter permease OsmW: protein MDTIHYMMDNAGYLAMLTYQHLWLVALAVGLAIVIGVPLGILIVRHKWLATPVLSVATLLLTIPSIALFGLMIPLFSLIGHGIGALPAITAVFLYSLLPIVRNTHTALDNLPPGLREAGRGIGMTFWQRLRWVEIPMALPVIFGGIRTAVVMNIGVMAIAAVIGAGGLGLLLLNGIGGSDIRMLIAGALMICFLAIVLDWLLHRLQVVLTPKGIR from the coding sequence ATGGATACGATTCACTACATGATGGATAACGCGGGTTATCTGGCGATGCTCACCTATCAGCATCTGTGGCTAGTGGCGCTGGCGGTTGGGTTGGCGATTGTGATTGGCGTGCCTCTGGGGATCCTGATTGTCCGCCACAAATGGCTGGCAACGCCGGTGTTAAGCGTCGCGACGCTGCTGCTGACAATTCCCTCTATCGCCCTGTTCGGGTTGATGATCCCCCTGTTTTCGCTGATCGGTCACGGAATTGGCGCACTGCCCGCCATTACCGCCGTGTTTCTTTACTCGCTGCTGCCTATCGTGCGTAACACCCATACCGCGCTGGACAACCTCCCGCCGGGCTTACGCGAAGCGGGTCGCGGTATCGGCATGACCTTCTGGCAGCGCCTGCGTTGGGTGGAGATCCCGATGGCATTACCGGTGATTTTCGGCGGTATCCGCACCGCCGTGGTCATGAATATCGGCGTCATGGCAATTGCCGCGGTGATTGGCGCAGGCGGCCTGGGATTACTGTTACTGAACGGCATCGGCGGCAGCGACATTCGCATGCTGATTGCCGGTGCATTGATGATTTGTTTTTTAGCGATTGTGCTCGACTGGCTGTTACACCGCCTGCAAGTCGTTCTGACACCTAAGGGGATACGATAA
- the osmV gene encoding osmoprotectant ABC transporter ATP-binding protein OsmV, with product MIKLENLTKQFSQKKGQPLKAVDNVNLNVPEGEMCVLLGPSGCGKTTTLKMINRLITPSSGNILINGENTNEMDTVTLRRNIGYVIQQIGLFPNMTIEENITVVPRMLGWDKARCKSRAEELMEMVAMDAKKFLHRYPKEMSGGQQQRIGVIRALAADPPVLLMDEPFGAVDPINREVIQNQFLEMQRALKKTVMLVSHDIDEALKLGDRIAVFRQGRIVQCASPDELLAKPANDFVGSFVGQDRTLKRLLLVSAGDVTDQQPTLTAQPSTSLKEAFGIMDDNDIRAITVVDGEGKPLGFVKCREARQASGTCADIIHPFRITGKAEDNLRIVLSKLYESNTSWMPIVDEEGRYNGEISQDYIADYLSSGRTRRALNIHEE from the coding sequence ATGATAAAACTGGAAAACCTCACCAAACAATTTTCACAGAAAAAGGGTCAGCCGCTGAAGGCCGTCGATAACGTTAATCTGAACGTGCCGGAGGGAGAAATGTGTGTTTTGCTGGGGCCGTCGGGCTGCGGTAAGACCACCACCCTGAAGATGATTAACCGTCTGATTACCCCGAGCAGTGGCAACATCCTGATAAACGGTGAAAATACCAATGAGATGGATACCGTGACCCTGCGCCGTAATATTGGCTATGTGATCCAACAGATTGGCCTGTTTCCCAATATGACGATTGAAGAGAACATCACGGTCGTCCCCCGCATGCTGGGCTGGGACAAAGCCCGCTGTAAAAGCCGCGCCGAAGAATTAATGGAGATGGTGGCGATGGATGCCAAAAAGTTTCTGCATCGCTATCCAAAAGAAATGTCCGGCGGTCAGCAACAGCGTATTGGCGTGATTCGCGCCCTGGCGGCGGATCCGCCGGTCCTGCTGATGGACGAGCCGTTTGGCGCCGTCGACCCCATCAACCGCGAAGTGATCCAGAATCAGTTCCTTGAGATGCAACGTGCGCTAAAAAAAACCGTGATGCTGGTGAGTCATGATATCGATGAGGCGCTGAAACTTGGCGATCGCATTGCTGTGTTCCGTCAGGGACGGATTGTCCAGTGCGCCAGCCCCGATGAACTGCTGGCCAAACCGGCCAACGATTTTGTCGGTTCATTCGTCGGTCAGGATCGAACGCTTAAGCGTCTGCTGCTGGTTTCGGCGGGCGATGTGACCGATCAACAACCGACGCTGACTGCTCAGCCGTCCACGTCGCTGAAGGAAGCCTTTGGCATTATGGATGACAACGATATTCGCGCCATTACGGTGGTGGATGGCGAAGGAAAACCACTGGGCTTTGTGAAATGTCGCGAGGCGCGCCAGGCCAGCGGCACCTGCGCAGATATCATTCATCCCTTCCGTATTACCGGTAAAGCCGAAGATAACCTGCGGATTGTGCTCTCCAAACTGTATGAAAGTAATACCAGTTGGATGCCGATCGTTGACGAGGAAGGACGCTACAACGGTGAGATCTCACAGGATTACATCGCCGATTATCTCAGTTCCGGACGTACCCGCCGGGCGTTGAACATTCACGAAGAGTGA
- a CDS encoding MFS transporter: protein MSRTTTVNDATASDIDDQRISQPVQFIQRGTSAFMRVTLALFSAGLATFALLYCVQPILPVLSHEFGVSPASSSISLSISTGMLAVGLLFTGPLSDAIGRKPVMVTALLLASCCTLLSTMMTSWHGILVMRALIGLSLSGVAAVGMTYLSEEIHPSFVAFSMGLYISGNSIGGMSGRLISGVFTDFFSWRIALAAIGCFALASALMFWKILPESRHFRPTSLRPKTLFINFRIHWRDQGLPLLFAEGFLLMGSFVTLFNYIGYRLMLSPWELSQAVVGLLSVAYLTGTWSSPKAGSMTVRYGRGPVMLFSTVVMLFGLLMTLFSSLWLIFAGMLLFSAGFFGAHSVASSWIGPRARRAKGQASSLYLFSYYLGSSIAGTLGGVFWHNYGWNGVGGFIAIMLVLAILVGTRLHHRLHV from the coding sequence GTGAGTCGTACTACTACTGTCAATGACGCGACGGCGAGCGATATTGACGACCAACGCATTTCTCAGCCGGTTCAGTTTATTCAACGCGGTACTTCTGCCTTTATGCGCGTCACGCTGGCGCTCTTTTCTGCCGGACTGGCGACTTTCGCCCTGCTGTACTGCGTCCAGCCTATTCTGCCGGTGTTGTCCCATGAGTTTGGCGTATCTCCCGCCAGCAGCAGTATTTCACTGTCGATCTCCACCGGAATGTTAGCCGTTGGTCTGCTGTTTACCGGTCCGCTTTCGGATGCCATCGGGCGCAAGCCGGTGATGGTGACCGCGTTGCTGCTCGCCTCCTGCTGTACGTTGCTCTCGACAATGATGACCAGCTGGCATGGCATTCTGGTGATGCGCGCGCTGATCGGCCTTTCACTCAGCGGCGTGGCAGCGGTCGGGATGACCTATCTGAGTGAGGAGATTCACCCCAGTTTTGTCGCATTTTCAATGGGGTTGTACATCAGCGGCAACTCGATTGGCGGGATGAGCGGACGTCTGATTAGCGGCGTGTTTACCGATTTCTTTAGCTGGCGTATTGCGCTGGCTGCTATTGGCTGCTTTGCGCTGGCATCAGCCCTGATGTTCTGGAAAATACTGCCAGAATCACGCCACTTCCGGCCCACGTCGCTGCGCCCCAAAACGCTGTTTATTAATTTCCGGATCCACTGGCGCGACCAGGGACTGCCGCTGCTGTTTGCCGAAGGTTTTCTGTTGATGGGGTCGTTCGTCACCCTGTTTAACTACATCGGCTATCGTCTGATGCTTTCACCATGGGAACTCAGTCAGGCTGTGGTCGGTTTGCTTTCCGTCGCCTATCTGACCGGAACCTGGAGTTCACCGAAAGCTGGTTCGATGACGGTACGTTACGGGCGCGGTCCGGTGATGCTCTTTTCCACCGTCGTGATGCTGTTCGGTTTGTTAATGACGTTGTTCAGTTCGCTGTGGCTGATTTTCGCCGGAATGCTGCTCTTTTCAGCCGGATTCTTTGGCGCGCATTCGGTGGCCAGTAGCTGGATTGGGCCGCGTGCGCGTCGCGCCAAAGGCCAGGCCTCTTCGCTGTATCTGTTCAGCTATTATCTGGGGTCCAGTATCGCCGGTACGCTCGGCGGTGTGTTCTGGCATAACTATGGCTGGAACGGCGTTGGGGGATTTATCGCGATTATGCTGGTACTGGCTATTCTGGTCGGCACACGACTGCATCACCGTCTTCACGTCTAG
- a CDS encoding carboxypeptidase M32 — protein sequence MDNKNYQQLTRTFLRLSRFSHLSAIASWDMFAMMPPGGSAARGEALAELSVLEHQILTEPKVAQWLATAAQEDLNDVEQANLREMTRLHTQAALLPESLVEAKSLAGSRCEHAWRSQRPANDWQGFSANLKEVVKLSREEARLRADVKGCSPYDALLDIYEPDMTSAQLDGLFADLKSWLPDLLNRVVARQSQQSLIAPVGPFPTAVQRELGLETMSVLGFDFNAGRLDISAHPFCGGVPEDVRITTRYDENELLSALFGVIHETGHARYEQNLPRNWLGQPVALARSTAIHESQSLFFEMQVGRSNAFLRRLLPAVKRHFGDQAAFEEQNFIAWNQRVKPGFIRVDADEVSYPAHVILRYEIERALINGDIEVDDIPALWDEKMQTWLGLSTKGNYRDGCMQDIHWTDGGFGYFPSYTLGAMYAAQLFSAANRALPDLSQQIAGGDFSALFDWLQQNIWQHGSRFTTAQLITQATGEALSSRHFRAHLESRYL from the coding sequence ATGGACAACAAAAACTATCAACAACTTACCCGCACCTTCCTGCGTCTCTCTCGCTTCTCGCACCTCTCCGCCATCGCCAGTTGGGATATGTTCGCCATGATGCCACCCGGCGGCAGTGCGGCGCGGGGTGAAGCGCTGGCGGAACTGAGCGTTCTGGAACATCAAATCCTGACCGAACCGAAAGTGGCGCAATGGCTTGCCACTGCCGCCCAGGAGGATCTCAATGATGTGGAACAGGCCAATCTGCGGGAAATGACGCGTCTGCATACCCAGGCCGCGTTGTTACCGGAGTCGTTGGTGGAGGCCAAATCTCTCGCCGGCAGTCGCTGTGAACACGCCTGGCGCAGTCAGCGCCCCGCCAACGACTGGCAGGGATTCTCTGCGAATTTAAAAGAAGTCGTGAAACTGAGCCGCGAAGAGGCCAGACTGCGCGCCGACGTGAAAGGTTGTTCTCCCTATGACGCACTGCTGGACATTTACGAGCCGGACATGACCAGCGCACAGCTGGACGGCCTGTTTGCCGATCTCAAATCGTGGCTGCCGGATCTGCTCAACCGCGTGGTTGCCCGCCAGTCACAGCAGTCGCTGATTGCCCCTGTTGGCCCCTTCCCGACTGCCGTTCAGCGCGAACTGGGACTGGAGACAATGTCTGTACTCGGTTTCGATTTTAACGCCGGTCGCCTCGACATCAGCGCACATCCCTTCTGCGGCGGCGTGCCGGAAGATGTGCGCATCACGACGCGCTATGACGAAAACGAATTACTCAGCGCCCTGTTTGGCGTGATCCACGAAACCGGCCACGCCCGCTATGAGCAAAACCTGCCGCGTAACTGGCTGGGTCAGCCCGTCGCCCTTGCCCGCTCCACCGCGATCCACGAATCCCAGAGTCTGTTTTTTGAAATGCAGGTAGGACGCAGCAATGCATTTTTAAGGCGGCTGCTACCTGCCGTGAAGCGTCATTTTGGCGATCAGGCTGCCTTTGAAGAGCAAAATTTCATTGCCTGGAACCAGCGAGTGAAACCCGGTTTTATCCGCGTGGATGCGGATGAAGTCAGCTACCCGGCGCACGTCATCCTGCGCTATGAGATTGAGCGCGCATTGATCAATGGCGATATTGAGGTGGACGACATTCCGGCGCTGTGGGACGAAAAAATGCAAACCTGGCTGGGCCTGTCAACAAAAGGGAACTATCGCGACGGCTGCATGCAGGACATTCACTGGACGGACGGCGGGTTTGGTTACTTCCCTTCTTACACGCTGGGCGCGATGTATGCCGCACAGTTGTTCAGCGCCGCGAATCGCGCATTGCCGGATCTTAGTCAGCAGATTGCAGGCGGCGATTTCAGCGCCTTGTTTGACTGGCTGCAACAGAACATCTGGCAGCACGGCAGTCGCTTTACCACGGCGCAGTTGATTACTCAGGCTACCGGAGAAGCATTGAGCAGCCGTCATTTCCGCGCCCATCTTGAATCTCGCTATCTGTAA
- a CDS encoding KPN_01571 family protein has protein sequence MNPLHWVVFALLALDAVRELMGFSSILGMW, from the coding sequence ATGAATCCACTCCACTGGGTTGTCTTTGCTCTTCTGGCACTGGATGCCGTCAGAGAATTGATGGGCTTTTCATCAATCTTAGGAATGTGGTAA
- the asr gene encoding acid resistance repetitive basic protein Asr: MKKVLALVVAAAMGLSSAAFAADTTSTAPAAAPAAKAAPAKTTHHKKHHKATTEKAPEQKAQAAKKHVKKAKATTEQKAPEQKAQAAKKHTKKHSQKPAAKPAAQPAA; encoded by the coding sequence ATGAAAAAAGTATTAGCTCTGGTTGTTGCCGCTGCTATGGGTCTGTCTTCTGCGGCGTTTGCGGCTGACACTACATCAACTGCACCGGCTGCAGCGCCTGCTGCAAAAGCGGCGCCGGCCAAAACCACACATCATAAAAAACATCACAAAGCGACTACCGAGAAAGCGCCAGAACAAAAAGCGCAGGCCGCGAAAAAACACGTGAAAAAAGCCAAAGCCACGACTGAGCAAAAGGCCCCTGAACAGAAAGCTCAAGCCGCTAAAAAGCACACCAAAAAACACAGCCAGAAACCGGCCGCTAAACCTGCCGCTCAACCGGCTGCTTAA